Below is a genomic region from Persicimonas caeni.
CCTTCGTCGCGCCACTGGCTCAACAGCTCCAAATCCCGACCGCCGAACATAATGCCCCGGCCGGTCACTTCCAGAAAGTAGACCTGGATGGTGTCGAAAAAGCTGGGGTTTTGGGGAGAATGGCTCATTTGTTACGGCGTTTGGTTGTTTCTCTCGAAGGCGGTGGCCTTGCAGAAGTTGGGGCGCCATCTACATAGGCATCTAAGGACATGAGGGCTGCGAATCGACCAGGTGTGGCAACTCGCAACCCCTATGTCCTTAATTGCTTATGTAGCAGGCGCTGCGAACCTGAATCACTTACTCTCCAAATTTGGGCTCGCCGAGCACTTTCGCCAAGCTAGGGGTCTTCGCATCACGATCACTTACGGGCGATCTCGCGCAGGCGCTCGTCGAGGCGCGTGTAGCGTAGCTGCGAGCGGTTGTTGCGCACGGCGATGCCGACCGCTTTTTCGCTGCCGACGACGACGACGAGCTTCTTAGCGCGGGTGACCGCCGTGTACAAAAGGTTTCTCTGCAACATGACATAATGCTGGGTGAGCACCGGCAGGATCACCGCGGCGTACTCGCTGCCCTGGCTCTTGTGCACGGTGATGGCGTAGGCGAGCACCAGCTCGTCGAGGTCGGTAAAGTCGTAGGTGACGCGGCGGCCGTCGAAGTTGACCCAGACGGTGTCGTCGTCGCGGTTGATGAGCGAGATCTGGCCGATGTCGCCGTTGAAGACCTCGAGCTCGTAGTTGTTGCGGATCTGCATGACCTTGTCGCCGACCTTCCACTTCTTCGAGCCGCGCTCGAGAGCGTCGGCGCCGGGGTTGAAGCGCGCCTGCAGCTTTCGGTTGAGCGCCGAGCAGCCCACGTCGCCTTTGTGCATGGGCGACAAGATCTGGACCTCGTCGATGGGGTCGTAGCCGAAGGCGTTGGGCACGCGGTCGCTGACGAGCTCGATGATCTTTTCCTGCGCCTCCTGTGGGCTCTTCGCGGCGATGGTGTAGAAGTCGACGAGCTCGCCGGCCTTGCGCTGGGGCACCACGGGCATCTGGCCGGCGTTGATGCGGTGGGCGTTGGTGACGATCGCCGACTGCTCGGCCTGGCGAAAGACCTCGGTCAGGCGCACGACCTCGACGGTGTCGCTGTCGATGATGTCGCCGAGCACGTTGCCCGGCCCGACGCTCGGGAGCTGGTCGACGTCGCCGACCAACAACAGCGCGGTCGACTCGGGCAGGGCGCGTACGATCGCGTGGAGCAGATAGGTGTCGATCATCGACGCCTCGTCGACGATCAGCAGATCGACGTCGAGGGGGCGCTCCTCGTTGTACTTGAAGCCGCCTTCTTTGGGCGTGAACTCGAGCAGCCGGTGCACTGTGCTCGCGTCGCGGCCGGTCGCTTCGTTCATGCGCTTGGCGGCGCGGCCTGTCGGCGCGGCCAGCTTGACGTGACGGTCGAGCTGCTCGGCCAGCGTGACGACCGCCCGGATGATCGTCGTCTTGCCCGTGCCCGGCCCGCCGGTCACGACGACCGTCTTGTGCTCGAAAATCGCCAGCGCGGCCTGCTTTTGGGCACGCGCGAGCTCGACGCCCATGCTGCGCTCGATGTCGGCGAGCTTGTCGTCGAGGTCCGAGAAGGTCAGCCAGTGCTCGGCGCGCACGAGCTGGCCCAGGTGGCGCGCCGCGCCCAGCTCGGCGCGGTAGGCTGGGGCGCGAAACACCGCCGGCGGGCGTCCGTCGCCCAGAGGCTCGGTCACGATGCGCTCGTCCTGGGCGAGGTCGGCCACCGCCGCGCCGAGCATATCGTCGGGCACGCCCAAGATCTCGACCGCGCGGTGCTTGAGCTCGCCGAGCGGCAGGTACATGTGGCCGTCGGAGTGGGCCTCGCGAAGGCAGTACAAGAGCCCCGCGCGAAGACGCGCCAGCGAGTCCTTCTCCAGGCCCGCCTCGAGCGCAATGGCGTCCGCAGTCTTGAAGCCGATGCCGTGGATATCCTCGGCGAGCTTGTAGGGATTCTCGCGCACGATCCGGATGGAGCGCTCGGCGTACTGCTTCCAGATCTTGACCGCAAAACCCGGCGAGACGCCGTGCGACTGCAAAAAAACCATCACCGAGCGCACCTGGCGCTGCTCGGCCCACGCGCTCATGATGCGCTTCGCGCGCACCTTGCCGATGCCGTCGACCTCGGTGATCCGCTCCGGATTCTCGTCGAGCAGATCGAGCGTATCCTCGCCGAAGT
It encodes:
- the recD2 gene encoding SF1B family DNA helicase RecD2; translation: MTRSRDIAARSSETQASEMIKGTLSKIRFESDNGEFAVCELEMSSGRKVTIVGNIMSSRPGETVEVNGQWQNDARYGRQFAIDAIRPVPPTTREGIEKYLSSGFVEGIGPVLAERIVDHFGEDTLDLLDENPERITEVDGIGKVRAKRIMSAWAEQRQVRSVMVFLQSHGVSPGFAVKIWKQYAERSIRIVRENPYKLAEDIHGIGFKTADAIALEAGLEKDSLARLRAGLLYCLREAHSDGHMYLPLGELKHRAVEILGVPDDMLGAAVADLAQDERIVTEPLGDGRPPAVFRAPAYRAELGAARHLGQLVRAEHWLTFSDLDDKLADIERSMGVELARAQKQAALAIFEHKTVVVTGGPGTGKTTIIRAVVTLAEQLDRHVKLAAPTGRAAKRMNEATGRDASTVHRLLEFTPKEGGFKYNEERPLDVDLLIVDEASMIDTYLLHAIVRALPESTALLLVGDVDQLPSVGPGNVLGDIIDSDTVEVVRLTEVFRQAEQSAIVTNAHRINAGQMPVVPQRKAGELVDFYTIAAKSPQEAQEKIIELVSDRVPNAFGYDPIDEVQILSPMHKGDVGCSALNRKLQARFNPGADALERGSKKWKVGDKVMQIRNNYELEVFNGDIGQISLINRDDDTVWVNFDGRRVTYDFTDLDELVLAYAITVHKSQGSEYAAVILPVLTQHYVMLQRNLLYTAVTRAKKLVVVVGSEKAVGIAVRNNRSQLRYTRLDERLREIARK